Proteins found in one Labrenzia sp. VG12 genomic segment:
- a CDS encoding DUF1761 domain-containing protein: MMFDGVNLVAVAAAAIASFVFGSVWYGLLGKAWMRAASLTEAQTRPDPVTLGIAFFCQLVMAFVFAGIIYHTGETSIRAGIISALMIWIGVVMTTQIINHRFQGKPWSLTLIDGGHWLGVFVVQGIVIGWLS, translated from the coding sequence ATGATGTTTGACGGTGTGAACCTGGTTGCGGTGGCGGCAGCAGCCATTGCTTCCTTCGTCTTCGGGTCCGTCTGGTACGGTCTGCTCGGCAAGGCCTGGATGCGCGCAGCCAGCCTGACGGAAGCGCAGACAAGGCCCGACCCGGTGACGCTCGGCATTGCCTTTTTCTGTCAGCTCGTCATGGCTTTCGTCTTTGCCGGCATCATCTACCACACCGGCGAAACCAGTATCCGCGCCGGCATCATCTCGGCCCTGATGATCTGGATCGGCGTCGTCATGACCACGCAGATCATCAATCACCGGTTTCAGGGCAAACCCTGGTCGCTGACGCTCATCGATGGTGGCCATTGGCTGGGCGTCTTTGTGGTACAGGGCATCGTGATCGGCTGGCTCAGCTGA
- the trmD gene encoding tRNA (guanosine(37)-N1)-methyltransferase TrmD, translating into MAFKATILTLYPDMFPGPLGHSLSGRALDKGLWQLETSQIRDHATDKHRSVDDTPAGGGAGMVLRADILAKAIDAAAPDDDPRPRLLMSPRGKPFTQKRAHALADGPGAVIVCGRFEGIDQRVIDARKLEEVSIGDYILSGGEIGAITMLDAVIRLIPGVMGNMESADTESFETGLLEHPHFTRPAEFEGMTIPEVLTSGNHKKIHEWRMSEAEKLTRERRPDLWRAYMADEDDVD; encoded by the coding sequence ATGGCTTTCAAGGCGACCATATTGACGCTTTACCCGGACATGTTTCCGGGGCCGCTCGGTCACAGCCTGTCCGGCAGGGCGCTGGACAAGGGCCTGTGGCAGCTGGAGACCAGCCAGATCCGCGATCACGCGACCGACAAGCACCGCTCGGTCGACGACACGCCTGCCGGCGGCGGCGCCGGCATGGTGCTGCGTGCCGATATCCTGGCAAAGGCGATCGATGCCGCTGCACCTGACGACGACCCGCGCCCCAGGCTCCTGATGAGCCCGCGCGGCAAACCCTTCACGCAGAAACGGGCGCACGCGCTGGCGGACGGCCCGGGCGCCGTGATCGTCTGCGGCCGCTTTGAAGGCATCGACCAGCGCGTGATCGACGCGCGGAAGCTGGAAGAAGTTTCCATTGGCGATTACATCCTCTCCGGCGGCGAGATCGGCGCGATCACCATGCTGGATGCCGTCATCCGGCTGATCCCGGGCGTCATGGGCAACATGGAAAGCGCGGATACCGAAAGCTTCGAGACCGGGCTCCTGGAGCACCCCCATTTTACGCGGCCCGCCGAGTTTGAGGGAATGACCATCCCCGAGGTGCTGACCTCCGGCAATCACAAAAAGATCCACGAATGGCGCATGTCGGAGGCCGAAAAGCTGACCCGCGAGCGCCGCCCGGATCTCTGGCGGGCCTATATGGCCGACGAGGATGATGTGGATTGA
- the rimM gene encoding ribosome maturation factor RimM (Essential for efficient processing of 16S rRNA): MSTDDQKVLLAKIGAAHGIRGEVRVKPFGDDPLSFADYGILTTKDGKRSFEVEKARVQKTVVVTRFKGVTDRNQAEELNGVELYVSRDQLPEPEEDEFYYSDLTGLSVIDQSDETLGKIVAVQDFGAGDLLEIRPKRGRTFYIPFTKDFVPEISLDEGLVRVDLPEDYFSDGDPEPSETSPDR, encoded by the coding sequence ATGTCGACAGACGATCAGAAGGTGCTCCTGGCCAAGATCGGTGCGGCCCACGGCATTCGCGGGGAAGTGCGGGTCAAGCCATTTGGCGACGATCCGCTCTCCTTTGCTGATTATGGCATCCTGACCACGAAGGACGGCAAACGCTCGTTTGAAGTGGAAAAGGCGCGGGTGCAAAAGACGGTTGTCGTGACCAGGTTCAAGGGTGTCACCGACCGCAACCAGGCCGAAGAGTTGAACGGTGTTGAACTCTATGTCAGCCGTGACCAGCTGCCCGAGCCTGAAGAAGACGAATTCTACTATTCCGACCTGACCGGCCTCAGCGTGATTGACCAGAGCGATGAGACGCTCGGCAAGATCGTGGCCGTGCAGGATTTTGGTGCCGGCGACCTTCTGGAAATTCGGCCGAAACGCGGCCGCACGTTCTACATTCCGTTCACGAAGGATTTTGTGCCGGAGATCAGTCTCGATGAAGGCCTCGTTCGCGTCGACCTGCCGGAGGATTACTTCTCCGATGGAGACCCGGAGCCTTCGGAAACCTCGCCCGACAGATAA
- the acs gene encoding acetate--CoA ligase, translating to MTESVFPVPAEVAARAHVDNAKYLEMYQRSVEDPDGFWGEHGKRVDWIKPYTKVKNTSYDYHNVSIKWFEDGTLNVSANCVDRHLEKRGDQPAIIWEGDDPSESKIITYKELHHEVNKFANVLHAQGVKKGDRVTLYLPMIPEAAYAMLACARIGAIHSIVFGGFSPDSLAQRIEGCKSECIVTADEGLRGGRKVPLKANVDKACEKAPVKSVIVVKRTGGDISMQDGRDVWYHDEAERVSDHCEPVEMNAEDPLFILYTSGSTGQPKGVLHTTGGYLVYASMTHQYVFDYHDGDIYWCTADVGWVTGHSYIVYGPLANGATTLMFEGVPTYPGPGRFWEVCDKHNVNIFYTAPTAIRALMGAGDEHVTKTSRKSLRLLGSVGEPINPEAWTWYYNVVGDQRCPIVDTWWQTETGGILITPLPGATELKPGSATRPFFGVQPAVVDAEGKFLEGATEGNLVIKDSWPGQMRTVYGDHDRFVQTYFATYKGLYFTGDGCRRDEDGYYWITGRVDDVINVSGHRMGTAEVESALVAHPQVSEAAVVGYPHDIKGQGIYAYVTLMEGEEPTDELKKELVKHVRAEIGPIASPDLIQFSPGLPKTRSGKIMRRILRKIAEDSFDNLGDTSTLADPAVVDDLIDNRQNRA from the coding sequence ATGACAGAGTCCGTTTTTCCCGTTCCCGCGGAAGTTGCCGCGCGGGCGCATGTCGACAATGCCAAATATCTTGAAATGTATCAGCGCTCCGTAGAGGACCCGGATGGCTTCTGGGGCGAGCACGGCAAGCGCGTCGACTGGATCAAGCCTTACACCAAGGTGAAGAACACCTCCTACGACTACCACAACGTCTCGATCAAATGGTTCGAGGACGGCACGCTGAACGTCTCGGCCAACTGCGTTGACCGGCACCTGGAAAAACGCGGCGACCAGCCGGCAATCATCTGGGAAGGGGACGATCCGAGCGAATCCAAGATCATCACCTACAAGGAACTGCACCATGAGGTGAACAAGTTCGCCAACGTGCTGCATGCCCAGGGCGTGAAGAAGGGGGACCGTGTCACGCTCTACCTGCCGATGATCCCGGAGGCAGCCTATGCCATGCTGGCCTGCGCCCGCATCGGCGCCATTCACTCGATCGTCTTTGGTGGCTTCTCACCGGACAGCCTGGCGCAGCGCATTGAAGGCTGCAAGTCCGAATGTATCGTTACCGCCGACGAAGGTCTGCGCGGCGGCCGCAAGGTGCCGCTGAAGGCCAATGTCGACAAGGCCTGCGAAAAGGCGCCGGTCAAGTCGGTCATCGTGGTCAAGCGCACCGGCGGTGACATCAGCATGCAGGACGGCCGAGACGTCTGGTATCACGATGAAGCCGAACGCGTGTCCGACCATTGTGAGCCGGTGGAAATGAACGCGGAAGATCCGCTGTTCATTCTCTACACGTCCGGCTCGACAGGTCAGCCGAAGGGTGTGCTGCACACGACCGGCGGTTACCTCGTTTATGCTTCCATGACCCATCAGTATGTCTTCGACTATCATGATGGCGACATCTACTGGTGTACTGCCGATGTGGGCTGGGTCACCGGTCACAGCTACATCGTCTATGGTCCGCTCGCCAACGGTGCGACCACGCTGATGTTCGAAGGTGTGCCGACCTATCCGGGGCCGGGCCGGTTCTGGGAAGTCTGCGACAAGCACAACGTCAACATCTTCTACACCGCTCCGACCGCCATCCGCGCCCTGATGGGCGCCGGCGACGAGCATGTCACCAAGACATCGCGCAAATCCCTGCGCCTGCTTGGCTCGGTCGGCGAGCCGATCAACCCGGAAGCCTGGACCTGGTACTACAATGTGGTCGGTGACCAGCGCTGCCCGATCGTCGATACCTGGTGGCAGACGGAAACCGGCGGCATCCTGATCACGCCGCTGCCGGGCGCGACCGAGCTGAAGCCGGGCTCCGCAACACGTCCCTTCTTCGGCGTCCAGCCAGCCGTGGTCGATGCGGAAGGCAAGTTCCTGGAAGGGGCCACCGAAGGCAATCTGGTTATCAAGGACAGTTGGCCCGGCCAGATGCGCACGGTCTATGGCGATCACGACCGCTTCGTGCAGACCTACTTTGCCACCTACAAGGGCCTCTATTTCACCGGTGACGGCTGCCGCCGCGACGAGGACGGCTACTACTGGATCACCGGCCGTGTCGATGACGTCATCAACGTTTCCGGTCACCGCATGGGCACGGCGGAAGTGGAAAGCGCCCTTGTTGCCCATCCGCAGGTGTCCGAGGCGGCCGTTGTCGGCTATCCGCACGACATCAAGGGGCAGGGCATCTATGCCTATGTCACGCTGATGGAAGGCGAAGAACCGACCGACGAGCTGAAGAAGGAACTGGTGAAACACGTTCGCGCCGAGATCGGCCCGATCGCGTCTCCTGACCTCATTCAGTTCTCGCCGGGACTGCCCAAGACCCGCTCCGGCAAGATCATGCGCCGCATTTTGCGCAAGATCGCCGAGGACAGCTTCGATAATCTCGGTGACACATCAACACTGGCCGACCCGGCTGTCGTCGACGACCTCATCGACAACCGGCAGAACCGCGCCTGA
- a CDS encoding pilus assembly protein TadG-related protein: MPIFGVMVIIMVVIAGAAFDVSRTVNAREKLSFAIDAAALSVAADLSTSVMSDDEITQAISDSFRANLEGAEFLEEAIENLDFEVDSDNGTIRVTSSAMLDTYFIDIGGYGKSTLGPDMLAFGTSAQVTYSRFDVELALVVDVTGSMRNDMDTLRDASDGLVDILIPEGTSEDDSKVRISLVPYSQGVNLGSYADTVKGDEYGFADGSVCVTERQDYDDGSDTYEVKYTDDAYDYYDATDPPARQSFYGGGSNNCSSDSEMIPLTADRDTLIDAIAVLDDNGGTAGQTGVVWGWNSLSPNYANLWPADSEPEPYTNDDVLKFAIIMTDGDNNRYYEFVEEEEQCGWRYISGRWRWRCETVSVQDWDEKSQSASFSNTPSTDQRALCEAMKDAGIDIFGVYFGDDESSSGSRNMQSCSSDGNYYQATSADELIAAFANIAKKIQQIYVSQ, encoded by the coding sequence TTGCCCATATTCGGCGTGATGGTCATCATCATGGTGGTGATCGCCGGCGCAGCCTTCGATGTTTCGCGTACTGTCAATGCGCGTGAGAAACTCTCCTTCGCCATTGATGCCGCAGCTCTTTCTGTCGCTGCAGATCTGTCGACAAGTGTCATGTCGGACGACGAGATCACCCAGGCCATTTCTGACTCCTTCCGGGCGAACCTTGAGGGGGCCGAGTTCCTCGAGGAGGCCATCGAGAATCTCGATTTCGAGGTCGACAGTGACAATGGCACCATCCGGGTCACCTCTTCGGCGATGCTGGACACCTATTTCATCGATATTGGCGGCTACGGGAAATCCACGCTTGGTCCGGACATGCTGGCATTTGGAACGAGTGCCCAGGTGACCTATTCAAGGTTTGACGTCGAGTTGGCTCTTGTCGTCGATGTGACCGGCTCGATGCGCAATGACATGGACACGCTGCGCGATGCGTCCGACGGGCTGGTGGACATCCTGATCCCGGAAGGAACGTCCGAGGACGACAGCAAGGTGCGAATTTCGCTTGTGCCCTACAGCCAGGGCGTCAATCTCGGATCCTATGCCGATACGGTGAAGGGAGACGAGTATGGCTTTGCAGATGGCAGTGTCTGCGTAACGGAGCGGCAGGACTATGATGACGGGTCCGACACCTACGAGGTGAAATACACCGACGACGCCTACGACTATTACGATGCCACCGATCCGCCCGCCCGCCAGTCTTTCTATGGCGGTGGAAGCAACAATTGTTCCTCCGATTCAGAAATGATTCCGCTGACAGCCGACAGGGATACGCTTATCGATGCGATTGCCGTGCTGGACGACAATGGCGGAACGGCGGGCCAGACAGGAGTTGTCTGGGGCTGGAACAGCCTTTCGCCGAACTATGCCAACCTTTGGCCGGCCGACAGTGAACCCGAACCCTACACGAATGATGATGTGCTCAAGTTTGCCATCATCATGACGGACGGCGACAACAACCGTTACTACGAGTTCGTGGAAGAGGAAGAACAGTGTGGCTGGCGGTACATCAGCGGAAGATGGCGCTGGCGCTGTGAAACGGTTTCGGTGCAGGACTGGGACGAGAAAAGTCAAAGCGCGAGTTTCTCCAACACGCCGTCAACCGATCAACGCGCACTCTGCGAAGCCATGAAGGATGCCGGCATCGATATCTTCGGTGTCTATTTCGGCGACGACGAAAGCTCGTCCGGGTCGCGCAACATGCAGTCCTGTTCCAGTGATGGAAATTACTACCAGGCAACCAGCGCCGATGAACTGATCGCCGCATTCGCCAATATTGCGAAGAAGATTCAGCAGATCTACGTCTCCCAATAA
- a CDS encoding antibiotic resistance protein VanZ gives MPRFPVFRLKLPGFIQTYVDRHYLDISLSRVLPLVILMTFGILVGLVFNTGVGHPYDKVIHIGFFALLTLSIHALFCCRLRISAVVAFGMGLGGEVMQGFLPHHEMSLPDAVANGIGVALIVALIALIRSEARQAVQDVEETEDLNLGRMGLEPVRTRYLSGEVSEGSGSPSEK, from the coding sequence GTGCCCCGATTTCCAGTCTTTCGTTTGAAACTTCCCGGCTTCATCCAGACCTATGTCGACCGGCATTATCTCGACATTTCACTGAGCCGCGTGCTGCCGCTCGTGATCCTGATGACCTTCGGAATACTTGTCGGGCTGGTCTTCAACACCGGCGTCGGCCACCCCTATGACAAGGTCATTCATATCGGTTTCTTCGCGCTGCTGACGCTGTCGATCCACGCGCTTTTCTGCTGCCGTCTGCGCATCTCCGCGGTCGTAGCCTTCGGAATGGGGCTCGGCGGCGAGGTGATGCAGGGCTTTCTGCCACATCACGAAATGTCCTTGCCGGACGCGGTTGCCAACGGCATCGGCGTCGCGCTCATCGTTGCCCTGATCGCCCTGATCCGCTCCGAGGCACGTCAGGCGGTGCAGGATGTTGAGGAAACAGAAGATCTCAATCTGGGCCGGATGGGGCTGGAACCGGTGCGCACCCGTTATCTGTCGGGCGAGGTTTCCGAAGGCTCCGGGTCTCCATCGGAGAAGTAA
- the rpsP gene encoding 30S ribosomal protein S16: MATKIRLARGGSKKRPYYRIVVADIRSPRDGRFIEKVGSYDPMLPKDSEERVKLNVERIQYWLETGAKPTDRVHRFLDAAGLLKREARNNPKKAEPGAKAKERLEAKRLAEEEAAAAAAEASEAPAEEAAAE; encoded by the coding sequence ATGGCTACGAAAATTCGCCTGGCACGCGGCGGTTCCAAGAAACGCCCGTATTACCGCATCGTTGTTGCTGACATCCGCTCCCCGCGCGATGGCCGCTTCATCGAGAAGGTCGGTTCCTACGACCCGATGCTGCCGAAAGATTCCGAAGAGCGCGTGAAGCTGAATGTCGAGCGCATTCAGTACTGGCTCGAGACCGGCGCCAAGCCGACCGACCGCGTGCACCGTTTCCTGGACGCTGCCGGCCTTCTGAAGCGCGAAGCCCGCAACAATCCGAAAAAGGCCGAGCCGGGCGCAAAAGCCAAGGAACGCCTGGAAGCCAAGCGTCTGGCTGAAGAAGAAGCAGCTGCTGCCGCCGCTGAAGCTTCCGAAGCACCGGCTGAAGAAGCTGCTGCTGAATAA
- the leuC gene encoding 3-isopropylmalate dehydratase large subunit has protein sequence MAKARTLYDKIWDDHAVEMQPDGTGLLYIDRHLVHEVTSPQAFEGLRMHGRKVRQPQKTLAVVDHNVPTTDRRHGIDDPESALQVETLAKNAAEFGIEYYSELDMRQGVVHIVGPEQGFTLPGMTIVCGDSHTSTHGAFGSLAHGIGTSEVEHVLATQTLIQKKAKNMLVKVEGQIPAGVTAKDIVLAIIGKIGTAGGTGYVIEYAGEAIRSLSMEGRMTVCNMSIEAGARAGLIAPDQATFDYIQGRPKAPKGEAWDMALAYWKTLHTDADAYFDKVIELDAANLPPIVSWGSSPEDVVSVEGVVPNPDEIDDENRRDSKKRALEYMGLEPGTKITDIKIDRAFIGSCTNGRIEDLRAAAAVIGNHKVASHVSAMVVPGSGLVKEQAEEEGLDLIFKEAGFEWREPGCSMCLAMNADKLAPGERCASTSNRNFEGRQGHKGRTHLVSPAMAAAAAIAGHFVDIRDWTAN, from the coding sequence ATGGCCAAGGCGCGCACGCTTTACGACAAGATCTGGGACGACCACGCGGTCGAAATGCAGCCGGACGGCACCGGCCTGCTCTATATCGACCGGCACCTGGTGCACGAGGTTACCAGCCCGCAGGCGTTTGAAGGTCTGCGCATGCATGGCCGCAAGGTGCGCCAGCCGCAGAAGACCCTGGCTGTTGTCGACCACAACGTTCCGACCACCGATCGCCGTCACGGCATCGACGATCCGGAATCCGCGCTGCAGGTCGAAACGCTGGCCAAGAACGCCGCCGAGTTCGGCATCGAATACTATTCCGAACTCGACATGCGCCAGGGCGTTGTTCATATCGTCGGTCCGGAGCAGGGCTTTACCCTGCCCGGCATGACCATCGTCTGCGGCGACAGCCACACGTCGACCCATGGCGCCTTCGGCTCGCTGGCGCACGGCATCGGCACGTCCGAAGTGGAGCATGTTCTGGCGACCCAGACCCTGATCCAGAAAAAAGCCAAGAACATGCTGGTCAAGGTCGAAGGCCAGATCCCGGCCGGCGTCACCGCCAAGGACATCGTCCTGGCAATCATCGGCAAGATCGGCACCGCCGGCGGTACGGGCTACGTGATCGAATATGCCGGCGAAGCGATCCGTTCGCTTTCCATGGAAGGCCGCATGACGGTCTGCAACATGTCGATCGAGGCAGGCGCCCGTGCCGGTCTGATCGCGCCGGACCAGGCCACGTTCGACTATATCCAGGGCCGCCCGAAGGCACCAAAAGGCGAAGCCTGGGACATGGCACTCGCCTACTGGAAGACGCTGCACACCGATGCGGATGCCTATTTCGACAAGGTGATCGAGCTCGACGCGGCCAACCTGCCGCCGATCGTGTCCTGGGGGTCCTCTCCCGAGGATGTCGTTTCCGTTGAGGGTGTCGTGCCGAACCCGGACGAGATCGATGACGAGAACCGCCGTGATTCCAAGAAGCGTGCCCTTGAATACATGGGCCTGGAGCCGGGCACGAAGATCACCGACATCAAGATCGACCGGGCCTTCATCGGGTCCTGCACCAACGGCCGCATCGAGGACCTGCGCGCCGCGGCAGCGGTGATCGGCAATCACAAGGTGGCCTCTCATGTGAGCGCCATGGTGGTGCCGGGCTCCGGTCTGGTGAAGGAGCAGGCCGAGGAAGAAGGCCTGGACCTGATCTTCAAGGAAGCCGGTTTTGAATGGCGCGAGCCGGGTTGCTCCATGTGTCTTGCCATGAATGCCGACAAGCTGGCTCCGGGTGAGCGCTGCGCGTCGACTTCGAACCGCAACTTCGAAGGACGCCAGGGCCACAAGGGCCGCACCCACCTGGTCTCTCCTGCGATGGCAGCCGCTGCGGCCATTGCCGGTCATTTTGTCGACATCCGGGACTGGACGGCAAATTGA
- the rplS gene encoding 50S ribosomal protein L19: MNIIEQLNAEEMAKIEEQRKLPEFSPGDTVRVNVKVTEGNRTRTQAYEGVCIARSGGGINESFTVRKISYGEGVERVFPIYSPMLEGVEVVRRGKVRRAKLYYLRDRRGKSARITENTNVRSKRLNEEQRAEAAAAKAAKAEAKKAEAEAAETAAE, translated from the coding sequence ATGAACATCATCGAGCAGCTCAATGCTGAGGAAATGGCGAAAATCGAAGAGCAGCGCAAGCTGCCGGAATTTTCTCCGGGTGACACCGTTCGCGTCAACGTGAAGGTCACTGAAGGCAACCGCACCCGTACCCAGGCTTACGAAGGTGTCTGCATCGCCCGTTCCGGCGGCGGCATCAACGAGAGCTTCACGGTGCGCAAGATTTCTTACGGCGAAGGCGTTGAGCGTGTCTTCCCGATCTACTCCCCGATGCTGGAAGGCGTAGAGGTTGTCCGCCGCGGTAAGGTCCGTCGTGCGAAGCTCTACTACCTGCGCGACCGTCGCGGTAAGTCCGCCCGTATCACCGAGAACACCAACGTCCGCTCCAAGCGCCTCAACGAAGAGCAGCGTGCGGAAGCTGCCGCTGCCAAGGCCGCCAAGGCCGAAGCCAAGAAGGCAGAAGCGGAAGCAGCCGAGACCGCAGCTGAATAA
- a CDS encoding HNH endonuclease yields the protein MTIAVSPGAHPALVLNADYRPLSYYPLSLWSWQDTIKAVFLDRVNIVAEYDAAVRSPSFEFRLPSVVSLKTFVKPSRYPAFTRFNVFLRDRFQCQYCGSKDELTFDHLIPRSKGGLTTWDNVITACSPCNLRKSNKSCEQLNMWPMHMPFQPTIQDLHNNGRGFPPNYLHESWMDFLYWDTELEP from the coding sequence GTGACGATAGCGGTTTCGCCCGGGGCCCATCCGGCATTGGTACTCAATGCGGATTACAGGCCCTTGAGCTACTACCCTTTGTCCTTGTGGAGTTGGCAGGACACCATCAAGGCCGTGTTTCTGGATCGGGTGAACATCGTTGCGGAATATGACGCGGCGGTCCGAAGTCCGAGCTTCGAGTTTCGATTGCCGAGCGTGGTTTCGCTCAAGACCTTTGTCAAACCCAGCCGCTACCCTGCCTTTACCCGTTTCAACGTATTTCTCCGCGACCGATTTCAGTGTCAATATTGCGGCTCCAAGGACGAGCTGACCTTCGATCACCTCATTCCCCGCTCCAAGGGTGGCCTCACCACCTGGGACAATGTCATCACTGCCTGTTCCCCCTGCAATCTGCGCAAGTCCAACAAGTCCTGCGAGCAGTTGAACATGTGGCCGATGCATATGCCTTTCCAGCCGACCATTCAGGACTTGCACAACAATGGACGGGGTTTCCCGCCCAACTATCTGCATGAAAGCTGGATGGATTTCCTTTACTGGGATACCGAGCTGGAACCCTGA
- a CDS encoding chorismate mutase, with translation MSEAETRLGESEALNELKALRSSIDNIDAALVHMLAERFKCTQKVGVLKATNDLPPADPAREKIQIERLRQLASDAHLDPDFAEKFLNFIVREVIRHHEAIAAEAGN, from the coding sequence ATGAGCGAAGCGGAAACCCGGCTGGGTGAGAGCGAGGCGCTCAACGAATTGAAGGCCCTGCGCTCCTCGATCGACAACATCGACGCGGCGCTCGTGCACATGCTCGCCGAACGGTTCAAGTGCACCCAGAAAGTGGGTGTCCTGAAAGCCACCAACGACCTGCCGCCGGCCGATCCGGCGCGGGAAAAGATTCAGATCGAACGGCTGCGTCAGCTCGCAAGCGACGCTCATCTCGATCCTGACTTTGCCGAGAAATTCCTGAACTTCATCGTTCGGGAAGTCATCCGGCACCACGAAGCCATCGCCGCTGAAGCCGGCAACTGA
- a CDS encoding TadE/TadG family type IV pilus assembly protein — MRKSQCHSFPAVLKRLCRDKQGSILPIFGVMVIMMVVIAGAAFDVSRTVNAREKLSYAIDAAALSVAAELSTTVMSDAEITQALENSFRANLSRADFLDDVIVNLEFEVDSDNGIIEVCSSAMLGTYFIDFGGYGKDALGPDMLGFGTCGSVTYSRFDVELALVLDVTGSMRSDMGTLRDAADGLVDILIPDGTDEDDSKVRISLVPYSQGVNLGSYADKVKGDDYGYSDGSVCVTERQDYDDGSDTYEVEYTDTRFDYYDETEPPPAGTFYGGGSWSCSSDSEMIPLTADRDALVDAIADLEANGATAGQTGVVWGWNSLSPNYSNVWPTDSEPEPYDNNDVLKFAIIMTDGNNNQKYEFIETERQCVRWRWGRCRRYEDVEVNRWDGSWESESFTNSSSTDQRSLCEAMKDAGIEIFGVYFGSNNSSTGSRNMQSCASDGNYYQATSASELINAFSNIAKKIQQIYISS, encoded by the coding sequence ATGCGTAAATCCCAGTGTCATTCTTTCCCGGCTGTTCTAAAACGGCTCTGCCGTGACAAACAAGGCTCCATCCTGCCGATATTCGGTGTCATGGTGATCATGATGGTCGTCATTGCCGGCGCGGCGTTCGATGTGTCGCGCACGGTCAATGCGCGAGAGAAATTGTCCTATGCCATCGACGCTGCCGCGCTGTCAGTTGCGGCAGAACTGTCCACCACTGTCATGTCTGACGCTGAAATAACGCAGGCGCTTGAGAATTCCTTCAGAGCCAATCTTTCACGTGCCGACTTTCTGGATGACGTGATCGTCAATCTCGAGTTCGAGGTTGATAGCGACAACGGGATCATCGAAGTCTGCTCCTCAGCGATGCTGGGCACCTACTTCATTGACTTCGGTGGTTACGGCAAGGATGCGTTGGGGCCAGATATGCTTGGCTTTGGCACCTGCGGCAGCGTCACCTATTCCCGGTTCGACGTGGAACTTGCGCTTGTGCTCGATGTGACCGGGTCCATGCGCAGTGACATGGGCACCTTGCGGGATGCGGCGGACGGTCTGGTTGACATCCTGATCCCGGATGGAACGGACGAGGACGACAGCAAGGTCCGGATTTCGCTCGTTCCCTACAGCCAGGGCGTCAATCTTGGATCCTATGCGGACAAGGTCAAGGGTGACGATTATGGTTACTCGGATGGCAGCGTTTGTGTCACGGAGCGCCAGGATTACGACGACGGCAGCGATACCTACGAGGTCGAATACACCGATACCCGCTTCGACTATTACGATGAAACCGAACCGCCTCCCGCAGGTACCTTTTATGGAGGCGGCAGTTGGAGTTGCTCATCGGATTCGGAAATGATCCCGCTCACAGCCGACCGGGATGCACTGGTCGACGCAATTGCGGACCTTGAGGCCAATGGCGCGACGGCCGGTCAGACCGGGGTGGTCTGGGGCTGGAACAGCCTGTCTCCAAACTATTCCAACGTCTGGCCCACCGACAGCGAACCCGAGCCCTACGACAACAACGATGTACTCAAGTTCGCCATCATCATGACGGACGGCAACAATAACCAGAAATACGAGTTTATCGAGACGGAAAGGCAATGTGTGCGTTGGCGCTGGGGACGTTGCCGGCGCTATGAAGATGTTGAGGTCAACAGGTGGGATGGATCGTGGGAAAGCGAGAGCTTCACCAACAGCTCTTCGACCGACCAGAGATCGCTGTGCGAAGCGATGAAAGATGCCGGCATCGAGATCTTCGGGGTCTATTTCGGCTCCAACAACAGCTCAACCGGCTCCCGGAACATGCAGTCCTGCGCGAGTGACGGCAATTATTATCAGGCAACGAGCGCCTCGGAGCTGATCAACGCCTTCAGCAACATCGCCAAGAAGATCCAGCAAATCTACATTTCGAGCTGA